A genomic segment from Malus domestica chromosome 05, GDT2T_hap1 encodes:
- the LOC139196018 gene encoding uncharacterized protein produces MVVVLHYVNKKGEAVERFLGVQHVSSTTSSSLEEAIERFFALTNLSMSKLRGQGYDGASNMKGELNGLKTKILNTYPQTFYVHCFAHQLQLALAAVAKGIEDVAIFFNNASILVNTIGSSCKRHDAFREKQLEQIKKALDIGDLETSRGLNQESSLMHPCDTRWNSHYGTIVSIIVMFEAVLEVLEWIKDDINQDNFGEVSYSMTYKLLILCFTFFMRLILGIINKLSEALQKNDQDIVNAMALVEVCKQRLESLRDYDFGDLLDDVQKFCEKHDIVVPNMENLHFVPPKLRHKFGPHH; encoded by the coding sequence ATGGTGGTGGTATTGCATTATGTGAACAAAAAAGGAGAAGCAGTTGAAAGGTTTTTGGGTGTGCAACATGTCTCCTCTACAACTAGTAGCTCGCTTGAAGAGGCTATTGAGAGATTCTTTGCTTTAACAAATTTGAGTATGTCCAAGTTACGAGGACAAGGGTATGATGGAGCTAGTAATATGAAAGGTGAGCTAAAtggccttaaaacaaagattttgaaCACGTATCCTCAAACATTTTATGTTCATTGTTTTGCACAccaacttcaactagctctTGCAGCCGTTGCAAAGGGAATTGAGGATGTTGCCATTTTCTTCAACAATGCTAGTATTTTGGTCAATACTATTGGATCATCGTGTAAGCGTCATGATGCATTTAGAGAGAAACAACTagaacaaattaagaaagctcTTGATATTGGTGATCTCGAAACGAGTAGAGGGTTAAATCAAGAGAGTAGTCTCATGCATCCTTGTGATACACGTTGGAACTCACATTATGGTACTATAGTTAGTATTATTGTCATGTTTGAAGCCGTGTTGGAGGTGCTTGAATGGATTAAAGATGATATCAACCAAGACAATTTCGGTGAAGTAAGTTATTCCATGACATACAaacttttgattttgtgtttcacTTTTTTTATGAGACTCATATTGGGAATTATAAATAAGTTATCAGAAGCATTACAAAAAAAtgatcaagatattgtgaatgcGATGGCGTTAGTGGAAGTATGCAAGCAAAGACTAGAATCCTTGAGAGATTATGACTTTGGGGACTTGCTTGATGATGTACAAAAGTTTTgtgaaaagcatgatattgtcGTTCCTAACATGGAGAATTTGCATTTCGTACCCCCAAAATTAAGGCATAAATTTGGACCACATCATTGA